A portion of the Coturnix japonica isolate 7356 chromosome 4, Coturnix japonica 2.1, whole genome shotgun sequence genome contains these proteins:
- the TMEM131L gene encoding transmembrane protein 131-like isoform X5, translating into MNTICYLWWALLENVARLSPSESALADSEEDVEEHSEEQSFSAKMPPNGKALHFHPSVLHFGMQLLGLPRAKMLHAYNPSRDREVVVNSVFTTSRQFHVSPSHSQVIPAMGKISFRVLFLPTEEGNIESSLFINTSSHGVLSYQVFGMGTLASSPEEPRIQLANAYLLLPHIQSIQTLQTQAEMMNSSLLHVHLECSLPNDAYQQVKSCCSMSDDPMLLEMSLTVRMENAQQDFVEQRQYLLENLFVVFVAMEKTKTSGDFTVDMYVLHSGNSCVRIQDIRQLSRKDRTPVEFEPVLLSSSSTNFTKVASIPCKAAFCDDARPYSDDKRNSLVEGNTALQACLSCPVLEGYFDVDPSAAMFHIEPHHNISGFWSIWFTNNFEFSIELNEVYVSRETKDILKILNFAEPLTLSPGCWNVFSLKLDVKNNVTDVLSSICLATSVGVMIEIPLQIYSTVSKQADLHFEAITHCDIQCYLGKSDSANLLWQRSLSLDRSAWDVDSELASELYERWQKIRHGEACRRRSILGSTRLIHKKQPEEEVSFAFFLPRLTAEPSLTLSFNATAVKSSVVKYFILRNPSSFPVALQLLPLSYYPDPQASLSLLSKWFGINTQAINFTTTEFRLLDEYSHRNAHQEDLINKKCSSELLQLNLQPLETRKIGVIFTPVDYKRVASVILIRNNLTVLDVVNVEGYGARELLKVGGRLPGAGGSLRFKVPEATLMDCRRQLKDSKQILSITKNFKVENIGPLPITISSMKINGYSCQGYGFEVLDCQEFFLAQNSSREISIVFTPDFTSSWVIRELTLVTSADLEFHFTLNVTLPHHLLPLCADVVPGPSWEESFWRLTVLFVSLSLLGVILIAFQQAQYILAEFMKSRQRANPSSSLQQNSNSVDVISSDTYKGSCKTFMDSYSSSDKGKGKGFMSVGTSSSRSQNAAKRSPATYSHSQKKHKCSVYYSKQKPNAAAGGAIATTEEKQNQIVENQISAPKEDICADVVSENWVTLKYANGINVNKNLTLPENFLGKEETALKNTVLIKSSSSECNLKEDLQTCMFPKETNLKASENLAELKEQEFSPVKVSKKLPESHLSRSSPQQQPELQEISRKISGNNQQVLLRNETENCETLKKQINMKPSTEKKINKGRKEETLCCTKEEITSSEQEDAFRKKKPQEKKEGNVPNMNWNRNRTSRKNKKKNVNISTRVPEQSELKHLCSEYERLDLRTNIGIRAWCPQGDGENCKADQKPGSLRMQGETESFYQRSKKKCLEKFCSDSSSDCGSSSGSVRASRGSWGSWSSTSSSDGDKKPMITARHFLPSRENISQNDFPSETPITLNLSHNICNTSRDANSVPQYPDTLCPNFTDVAADPEKNKGLYPAGDLWPPQPVCLTNSLNYNLENNLPCMIQETPSIHNSFIDWNATCDSQFSNMYCPFEMNEYGAIPEENMNYPSSFPGTAAMQNTAFIDQSCTSTWNAPHNMPPTWEPASYVNSTPYLSSTRSLSPMSGLFGSIWAPQSDVYESCCPVGATTQHSTHVENQAVMCKQEYYPRFNPFRAYMNLDIWTTAANRNPNFPLSRDSGYCGNV; encoded by the exons GTGATTCCAGCTATGGGAAAAATTTCATTCAGAGTGCTTTTTCTGCCAACAGAGGAAGGCAATATTGAAAGCTCACTATTTATAAATACCTCATCTCATGGAGTACTTTCATATCAG GTTTTTGGCATGGGAACTCTAGCATCTTCTCCAGAAGAGCCTAGAATACAGCTAGCAAATGCCTACTTACTGCTTCCACACATTCAGAGCATCCAGACATTGCAAACACAG GCAGAAATGATGAATAGCAGCCTCTTGCATGTTCACCTTGAATGCAGTTTACCTAATGATGCATATCAACAAGTTAAG AGTTGCTGTTCTATGTCCGATGATCCAATGCTGCTAGAAATGAGCTTAACGGTAAGAATGGAAAATGCCCAACAAGATTTTGTGGAGCAAAGACAATACTTACTGGAGAAtctttttgtagtttttgtAGCAATGGAAAAAACGAAGACCTCAG GTGATTTCACAGTGGATATGTACGTCTTACATTCTGGGAACAGCTGTGTGCGTATACAG GACATCAGGCAGTTGTCACGAAAAGACAGAACACCTGTGGAGTTTGAGCCAGTACTGCTATCTTCATCATCTACTAACTTTACAAAAGTTGCCTCTATTCCTTGTAAAG CTGCATTCTGTGACGATGCAAGGCCTTACTCTGATGACAAGAGGAATAGCCTAGTAGAAGGCAATACAGCACTACAAGCCTGCCTTTCCTGTCCAGTTTTAGAAGG GTATTTTGATGTTGATCCTTCTGCAGCAATGTTTCATATTGAACCACACCATAATATTTCAGGATTTTGGTCCATATGGTTTACAAACAACTTTGAATTCAGCATTGAGCTGAATGAAGTCTACGTATCCAGAGAAACAAAGGACATCTTGAAG ATTCTGAACTTCGCTGAGCCTTTGACTCTATCTCCGGGCTGTtggaatgtattttctttgaaacttgATGTGAAAAACAACGTAACAGATGTGCTTTCTAGTATTTGTTTGGCCACCAGTGTAGGAGTGATGATTGAAATACCTCTGCAGATATATTCAACTGTGTCCAAG CAAGCAGATCTTCATTTTGAAGCCATTACCCACTGCGATATTCAGTGTTACCTGGGAAAGTCTGATTCAG CAaatctgctttggcagaggaGTCTCTCTCTGGACCGTTCTGCCTGGGATGTGGATTCTGAGCTGGCAAGTGAGCTTTATGAAAGATGGCAAAAAATAAGACACGGGGAAGCCTGCAG GAGGAGAAGCATTCTGGGATCAACTCGCTTGATTCATAAGAAGCAGCCTGAGGAGGAGGTgtcatttgcctttttcttgCCACGGTTGACTGCAGAGCCCAGCCTTACGCTCAGCTTCAATGCCACAGCAGTTAAAAGTAGCGTG GTGAAGTATTTCATACTGAGAAATCCTTCATCCTTTCCAGTtgcactgcagcttctgcctCTCTCTTACTACCCTGATCCCCAAGCTTCACTGAGTCTGCTCAGCAAATG GTTTGGCATAAATACTCAAGCTATTAATTTCACCACCACTGAGTTCAGGCTCTTGGATGAATATTCTCACAGG aatGCACACCAAGAGGATCTCATCAACAAGAAATGCAGTTCTGAGCTGCTTCAGTTAAATTTACAACCACTAGAAACCAGAAAAATTGGTGTAATTTTTACACCAGTTGACTACAAAAGAGTGGCTTCAGTTATTTTAATCAG AAACAACTTGACTGTTCTGGATGTGGTCAATGTAGAAGGCTATGGAGCCAGAGAATTACTTAAAGTAGGGGGAAGACTGCCAGGTGCAGGAGGATCTCTTAGATTCAAGGTTCCAGAAGCTACTCTGATGGACTGCAGACGAC aacTGAAAGACAGCAAGCAAATTCTGTCCATCACGAAGAACTTCAAAGTAGAGAATATTGGGCCTCTTCCTATAACAATTTCATCAATGAAAATCAATGGTTACAGTTGCCAAGGATATGGATTTGAGGTGTTAGACTGTCAGGAATTTTTTCTGGCTCAGAACTCATCACGGGAGATCAGCATCGT ATTCACTCCTGATTTTACATCTTCATGGGTAATCCGGGAGCTTACACTGGTGACTTCTGCTGATCTAGAGTTCCACTTCACGCTTAATGTGACTCTTCCTCACCATTTGTTACCACTCTGTGCAGATGTGGTGCCAGGACCCAGCTGGGAGGAGTCTTTCTGGAGGCTCACTGTCCTTTTTGTAAG TTTGTCCCTACTCGGTGTGATTCTGATAGCCTTCCAGCAAGCCCAGTATATTTTAGCAGAGTTCATGAAATCAAGACAGAGAGCAAATCCTAGTTCTTCattgcagcagaacagcaactCTGTTGATGTCATCAGCTCTGATACTTACaa gGGCAGCTGTAAGACATTTATGGATTCCTATAGTTCCTCAGATAAAGGTAAAGGGAAGGGCTTCATGTCTGTAGGCACTTCTTCTAGCCGAAGTCAGAATGCTGCAAAGAGGAGTCCTGCAACCTACAGCCACTctcagaagaaacacaaatgttCGGTTTACTACAGTAAGCAAAagccaaatgcagcagctggcGGTGCCATTGCAACtactgaggagaaacaaaatcagattGTGGAGAACCAAATCTCAGCACCAAAAGAGGACATTTGTGCTGATGTTGTCAGTGAGAACTGGGTAactttaaaatatgcaaatggCATAAATGTTAACAAGAATTTAACTCTTCCAGAAAACTTTCTGGGCAAAGaagaaactgcactgaaaaatacagttctcATTAAAAGTAGTTCTTCAGAGTGCAATCTGAAGGAAGATCTTCAAACATGTATGTTTCCTAAGGAAACTAACCTTAAAGCTTCTGAAAATCTAGCTGAGCTCAAGGAACAGGAATTCAGTCCTGTGAAGGTGTCAAAGAAGCTACCTGAAAGTCACTTGTCAAGAAGTTCACCTCAGCAACAGCCGGAACTGCAGGAAATTTCTAGGAAAATTAGTG GAAATAACCAGCAAGTGCTTCTCAGGAATGAGACAGAAAACTGTGAGACCTTAAAAAAGCAGATCAACATGAAGCCTTCCACTGAGAAAAAGATTAATAAAGGACGTAAAGAAGAGACGCTGTGCTGTACAAAAGAGGAGATCACTTCCTCTGAG cAAGAAGATGCATTTAGGAAGAAGAAGCCtcaagagaagaaggaaggaaatgtacCAAATATGAATTGGAATAGAAATAGAACATCTcggaaaaataagaaaaagaatgttaaCATATCTACAAG GGTCCCTGAGCAGAGTGAGTTGAAGCATCTGTGCAGTGAATATGAAAGACTGGACCTGAGAACGAATATTGGAATAAGAGCCTGGTGTCCTCAGGGTGATGGGGAAAATTGTAAAGCAGACCAAAAGCCTGGGAGCTTGCGTATGCAGGGAGAAACAG aaagCTTTTATCAACGGTCcaaaaagaagtgtttggagAAGTTTTGTTCTGATTCAAGCTCAGATTGTGGAAGTTCATCAGGAAGTGTTCGTGCCAGTCGTGGGAGCTGGGGTAGCTGGAGCAGTACCAGCAGTTCTGATGGAGATAAAAAGCCCATGATTACTGCCAGGCATTTTCTTCCATCCC ggGAGAATATTTCACAAAACGATTTTCCATCTGAAACTCCTATCACTTTAAATCTGTCTCATAACATCTGCAATACCAG cAGAGACGCAAATAGCGTTCCTCAGTATCCTGATACCTTGTGTCCCAATTTCACTGATGTAGCTGCAGATCCTGAAAAGAATAAAG GTCTTTACCCAGCAGGAGACCTTTGGCCTCCCCAGCCTGTCTGCCTGACAAACAGTTTAAACTACAACCTTGAGAATAATCTGCCATGCATGATCCAAGAAACACCCTCGATCCACAACAG CTTCATTGACTGGAACGCAACTTGTGACAGCCAGTTTTCCAACATGTATTGTCCATTTGAGATGAACGAATATGGTGCTATTCCAGAAG aaaacatgaaCTACCCCAGCAGCTTCCCGGGCACAGCTGCAATGCAGAACACAGCTTTCATTGACCAGAGCTGCACCTCCACCTGGAATGCACCACACAACATGCCGCCTACCTGGGAGCCCGCCAGTTATGTCAACTCCACA CCCTACCTCTCGAGTACCCGAAGCTTATCTCCAATGTCTGGACTTTTTGGTTCCATCTGGGCACCACAGAGTGATGTTTATGAAAGCTGCTGCCCTGTCGGTGCCACGACCCAACACTCAACTCATGTTGAGAACCAAGCTGTTATGTGTAAGCAGGAATACTATCCGAGGTTTAACCCGTTCCGTGCCTACATGAACTTGGATATATGGACTACAGCAGCCAACCGAAATCCAAATTTCCCACTTTCGAGGGACTCGGGTTACTGTGGAAATGTGTGA
- the TMEM131L gene encoding transmembrane protein 131-like isoform X3, with the protein MAGLCYPQQGGYCRAAAAMNLLLGVFHVLLPCFRPGEAQGQAIEPIPGVVELWQAEEGELLLPAQADSEEDVEEHSEEQSFSAKMPPNGKALHFHPSVLHFGMQLLGLPRAKMLHAYNPSRDREVVVNSVFTTSRQFHVSPSHSQVIPAMGKISFRVLFLPTEEGNIESSLFINTSSHGVLSYQVFGMGTLASSPEEPRIQLANAYLLLPHIQSIQTLQTQAEMMNSSLLHVHLECSLPNDAYQQVKSCCSMSDDPMLLEMSLTVRMENAQQDFVEQRQYLLENLFVVFVAMEKTKTSGDFTVDMYVLHSGNSCVRIQDIRQLSRKDRTPVEFEPVLLSSSSTNFTKVASIPCKAAFCDDARPYSDDKRNSLVEGNTALQACLSCPVLEGYFDVDPSAAMFHIEPHHNISGFWSIWFTNNFEFSIELNEVYVSRETKDILKILNFAEPLTLSPGCWNVFSLKLDVKNNVTDVLSSICLATSVGVMIEIPLQIYSTVSKQADLHFEAITHCDIQCYLGKSDSANLLWQRSLSLDRSAWDVDSELASELYERWQKIRHGEACRRRSILGSTRLIHKKQPEEEVSFAFFLPRLTAEPSLTLSFNATAVKSSVNAHQEDLINKKCSSELLQLNLQPLETRKIGVIFTPVDYKRVASVILIRNNLTVLDVVNVEGYGARELLKVGGRLPGAGGSLRFKVPEATLMDCRRQLKDSKQILSITKNFKVENIGPLPITISSMKINGYSCQGYGFEVLDCQEFFLAQNSSREISIVFTPDFTSSWVIRELTLVTSADLEFHFTLNVTLPHHLLPLCADVVPGPSWEESFWRLTVLFVSLSLLGVILIAFQQAQYILAEFMKSRQRANPSSSLQQNSNSVDVISSDTYKGSCKTFMDSYSSSDKGKGKGFMSVGTSSSRSQNAAKRSPATYSHSQKKHKCSVYYSKQKPNAAAGGAIATTEEKQNQIVENQISAPKEDICADVVSENWVTLKYANGINVNKNLTLPENFLGKEETALKNTVLIKSSSSECNLKEDLQTCMFPKETNLKASENLAELKEQEFSPVKVSKKLPESHLSRSSPQQQPELQEISRKISGNNQQVLLRNETENCETLKKQINMKPSTEKKINKGRKEETLCCTKEEITSSEQEDAFRKKKPQEKKEGNVPNMNWNRNRTSRKNKKKNVNISTRVPEQSELKHLCSEYERLDLRTNIGIRAWCPQGDGENCKADQKPGSLRMQGETESFYQRSKKKCLEKFCSDSSSDCGSSSGSVRASRGSWGSWSSTSSSDGDKKPMITARHFLPSRENISQNDFPSETPITLNLSHNICNTSRDANSVPQYPDTLCPNFTDVAADPEKNKGLYPAGDLWPPQPVCLTNSLNYNLENNLPCMIQETPSIHNSFIDWNATCDSQFSNMYCPFEMNEYGAIPEENMNYPSSFPGTAAMQNTAFIDQSCTSTWNAPHNMPPTWEPASYVNSTPYLSSTRSLSPMSGLFGSIWAPQSDVYESCCPVGATTQHSTHVENQAVMCKQEYYPRFNPFRAYMNLDIWTTAANRNPNFPLSRDSGYCGNV; encoded by the exons GTGATTCCAGCTATGGGAAAAATTTCATTCAGAGTGCTTTTTCTGCCAACAGAGGAAGGCAATATTGAAAGCTCACTATTTATAAATACCTCATCTCATGGAGTACTTTCATATCAG GTTTTTGGCATGGGAACTCTAGCATCTTCTCCAGAAGAGCCTAGAATACAGCTAGCAAATGCCTACTTACTGCTTCCACACATTCAGAGCATCCAGACATTGCAAACACAG GCAGAAATGATGAATAGCAGCCTCTTGCATGTTCACCTTGAATGCAGTTTACCTAATGATGCATATCAACAAGTTAAG AGTTGCTGTTCTATGTCCGATGATCCAATGCTGCTAGAAATGAGCTTAACGGTAAGAATGGAAAATGCCCAACAAGATTTTGTGGAGCAAAGACAATACTTACTGGAGAAtctttttgtagtttttgtAGCAATGGAAAAAACGAAGACCTCAG GTGATTTCACAGTGGATATGTACGTCTTACATTCTGGGAACAGCTGTGTGCGTATACAG GACATCAGGCAGTTGTCACGAAAAGACAGAACACCTGTGGAGTTTGAGCCAGTACTGCTATCTTCATCATCTACTAACTTTACAAAAGTTGCCTCTATTCCTTGTAAAG CTGCATTCTGTGACGATGCAAGGCCTTACTCTGATGACAAGAGGAATAGCCTAGTAGAAGGCAATACAGCACTACAAGCCTGCCTTTCCTGTCCAGTTTTAGAAGG GTATTTTGATGTTGATCCTTCTGCAGCAATGTTTCATATTGAACCACACCATAATATTTCAGGATTTTGGTCCATATGGTTTACAAACAACTTTGAATTCAGCATTGAGCTGAATGAAGTCTACGTATCCAGAGAAACAAAGGACATCTTGAAG ATTCTGAACTTCGCTGAGCCTTTGACTCTATCTCCGGGCTGTtggaatgtattttctttgaaacttgATGTGAAAAACAACGTAACAGATGTGCTTTCTAGTATTTGTTTGGCCACCAGTGTAGGAGTGATGATTGAAATACCTCTGCAGATATATTCAACTGTGTCCAAG CAAGCAGATCTTCATTTTGAAGCCATTACCCACTGCGATATTCAGTGTTACCTGGGAAAGTCTGATTCAG CAaatctgctttggcagaggaGTCTCTCTCTGGACCGTTCTGCCTGGGATGTGGATTCTGAGCTGGCAAGTGAGCTTTATGAAAGATGGCAAAAAATAAGACACGGGGAAGCCTGCAG GAGGAGAAGCATTCTGGGATCAACTCGCTTGATTCATAAGAAGCAGCCTGAGGAGGAGGTgtcatttgcctttttcttgCCACGGTTGACTGCAGAGCCCAGCCTTACGCTCAGCTTCAATGCCACAGCAGTTAAAAGTAGCGTG aatGCACACCAAGAGGATCTCATCAACAAGAAATGCAGTTCTGAGCTGCTTCAGTTAAATTTACAACCACTAGAAACCAGAAAAATTGGTGTAATTTTTACACCAGTTGACTACAAAAGAGTGGCTTCAGTTATTTTAATCAG AAACAACTTGACTGTTCTGGATGTGGTCAATGTAGAAGGCTATGGAGCCAGAGAATTACTTAAAGTAGGGGGAAGACTGCCAGGTGCAGGAGGATCTCTTAGATTCAAGGTTCCAGAAGCTACTCTGATGGACTGCAGACGAC aacTGAAAGACAGCAAGCAAATTCTGTCCATCACGAAGAACTTCAAAGTAGAGAATATTGGGCCTCTTCCTATAACAATTTCATCAATGAAAATCAATGGTTACAGTTGCCAAGGATATGGATTTGAGGTGTTAGACTGTCAGGAATTTTTTCTGGCTCAGAACTCATCACGGGAGATCAGCATCGT ATTCACTCCTGATTTTACATCTTCATGGGTAATCCGGGAGCTTACACTGGTGACTTCTGCTGATCTAGAGTTCCACTTCACGCTTAATGTGACTCTTCCTCACCATTTGTTACCACTCTGTGCAGATGTGGTGCCAGGACCCAGCTGGGAGGAGTCTTTCTGGAGGCTCACTGTCCTTTTTGTAAG TTTGTCCCTACTCGGTGTGATTCTGATAGCCTTCCAGCAAGCCCAGTATATTTTAGCAGAGTTCATGAAATCAAGACAGAGAGCAAATCCTAGTTCTTCattgcagcagaacagcaactCTGTTGATGTCATCAGCTCTGATACTTACaa gGGCAGCTGTAAGACATTTATGGATTCCTATAGTTCCTCAGATAAAGGTAAAGGGAAGGGCTTCATGTCTGTAGGCACTTCTTCTAGCCGAAGTCAGAATGCTGCAAAGAGGAGTCCTGCAACCTACAGCCACTctcagaagaaacacaaatgttCGGTTTACTACAGTAAGCAAAagccaaatgcagcagctggcGGTGCCATTGCAACtactgaggagaaacaaaatcagattGTGGAGAACCAAATCTCAGCACCAAAAGAGGACATTTGTGCTGATGTTGTCAGTGAGAACTGGGTAactttaaaatatgcaaatggCATAAATGTTAACAAGAATTTAACTCTTCCAGAAAACTTTCTGGGCAAAGaagaaactgcactgaaaaatacagttctcATTAAAAGTAGTTCTTCAGAGTGCAATCTGAAGGAAGATCTTCAAACATGTATGTTTCCTAAGGAAACTAACCTTAAAGCTTCTGAAAATCTAGCTGAGCTCAAGGAACAGGAATTCAGTCCTGTGAAGGTGTCAAAGAAGCTACCTGAAAGTCACTTGTCAAGAAGTTCACCTCAGCAACAGCCGGAACTGCAGGAAATTTCTAGGAAAATTAGTG GAAATAACCAGCAAGTGCTTCTCAGGAATGAGACAGAAAACTGTGAGACCTTAAAAAAGCAGATCAACATGAAGCCTTCCACTGAGAAAAAGATTAATAAAGGACGTAAAGAAGAGACGCTGTGCTGTACAAAAGAGGAGATCACTTCCTCTGAG cAAGAAGATGCATTTAGGAAGAAGAAGCCtcaagagaagaaggaaggaaatgtacCAAATATGAATTGGAATAGAAATAGAACATCTcggaaaaataagaaaaagaatgttaaCATATCTACAAG GGTCCCTGAGCAGAGTGAGTTGAAGCATCTGTGCAGTGAATATGAAAGACTGGACCTGAGAACGAATATTGGAATAAGAGCCTGGTGTCCTCAGGGTGATGGGGAAAATTGTAAAGCAGACCAAAAGCCTGGGAGCTTGCGTATGCAGGGAGAAACAG aaagCTTTTATCAACGGTCcaaaaagaagtgtttggagAAGTTTTGTTCTGATTCAAGCTCAGATTGTGGAAGTTCATCAGGAAGTGTTCGTGCCAGTCGTGGGAGCTGGGGTAGCTGGAGCAGTACCAGCAGTTCTGATGGAGATAAAAAGCCCATGATTACTGCCAGGCATTTTCTTCCATCCC ggGAGAATATTTCACAAAACGATTTTCCATCTGAAACTCCTATCACTTTAAATCTGTCTCATAACATCTGCAATACCAG cAGAGACGCAAATAGCGTTCCTCAGTATCCTGATACCTTGTGTCCCAATTTCACTGATGTAGCTGCAGATCCTGAAAAGAATAAAG GTCTTTACCCAGCAGGAGACCTTTGGCCTCCCCAGCCTGTCTGCCTGACAAACAGTTTAAACTACAACCTTGAGAATAATCTGCCATGCATGATCCAAGAAACACCCTCGATCCACAACAG CTTCATTGACTGGAACGCAACTTGTGACAGCCAGTTTTCCAACATGTATTGTCCATTTGAGATGAACGAATATGGTGCTATTCCAGAAG aaaacatgaaCTACCCCAGCAGCTTCCCGGGCACAGCTGCAATGCAGAACACAGCTTTCATTGACCAGAGCTGCACCTCCACCTGGAATGCACCACACAACATGCCGCCTACCTGGGAGCCCGCCAGTTATGTCAACTCCACA CCCTACCTCTCGAGTACCCGAAGCTTATCTCCAATGTCTGGACTTTTTGGTTCCATCTGGGCACCACAGAGTGATGTTTATGAAAGCTGCTGCCCTGTCGGTGCCACGACCCAACACTCAACTCATGTTGAGAACCAAGCTGTTATGTGTAAGCAGGAATACTATCCGAGGTTTAACCCGTTCCGTGCCTACATGAACTTGGATATATGGACTACAGCAGCCAACCGAAATCCAAATTTCCCACTTTCGAGGGACTCGGGTTACTGTGGAAATGTGTGA